In Arachis stenosperma cultivar V10309 chromosome 1, arast.V10309.gnm1.PFL2, whole genome shotgun sequence, one DNA window encodes the following:
- the LOC130981303 gene encoding uncharacterized protein LOC130981303, whose protein sequence is MDFTKAGVARKLQLEELECLRMEAYENARIYKKNTKAFHDHHIRRKDFQEGDEVLLYNSRLRFMLGKLHSRWEAPFKVKEIKPYGVVELFDPQSDTTFKVNGHRVKKYHGYKSPKEVEVLLLEDAPKGEEA, encoded by the coding sequence ATGGATTTCACAAAGGCAGGTGTGGCAAGGAAATTACAACTAGAGGAGCTCGAGTGCTTGAGGATGGAGGCATATGAAAATGCCCGGATATACAAGAAGAATACTAAAGCCTTTCACGATCACCACATCCGAAGGAAGGATTTTCAAGAAGGTGATGAGGTTCTCCTCTACAACTCGAGGCTGCGATTTATGCTTGGCAAGCTCCATTCTAGATGGGAAGCACCCTTCAAGGTGAAAGAGATAAAGCCCTATGGAGTGGTAGAATTGTTTGACCCTCAAAGTGACACAACTTTCAAAGTGAATGGACATAGAGTGAAAAAGTACCATGGCTACAAGTCACCAAAAGAAGTGGAAGTGCTCCTACTTGAGGATGCACCAAAAGGAGAGGAAGCTTAA